Within Candidatus Rubrimentiphilum sp., the genomic segment CCGTTTCAAAGCGGACGCTCTCGCCCGCGCTTGCCGCTTGCGTCAGGAGCCGTGCGCTTTCAAGAATTGCGCGGCGACTTCAGCCGGCTCGCGTTTGCGCAAATCCACCTCAACGTTGAATCCGCGCAGCGCAGAATCGGTGAGCAGCGGCGCGATCCGGTTCAGCGTTGCGGCGATCTGCGGATGCGCGCGCAGCGTGTCGAGCCGTACGACCGGCGCGATGTTGTACGGCGGCCAGAAATGGCGGTCGTCTTGCAGCACGACCAGATTATTCGCCGCGATGAGCGCATCGGTCGTAAAAACGGTTGCCGCGTCGGCGTCGCCGCGCTGCAGCGCTTCGTATTGCAATCCGATGTCGAACGTCCGGACGCTCTTGAATTTGAAACCGCCGTAATACTTTTGCAGTCCGGGCAGCGCGTCGGCGCGCACGACGAATTCCGGTACGGCCGCCAGCCGCAGCTGCGGAGCTGCCCGCGCACACTGCGAGAGCGTGCGCACGCCATATTTTTTCGCGACGGCTTGCGTAACGGCAAGTCCTTGAGAGTCGTTCGCGGGCGCCGGTTTCAGCCACGTCAGTCCGAAGCGTTGCTCGTAGGCCTGCTTTATCGTCGCAAAGATCGTGGTTGCTTCCTGGCGCGGCGGAAGATGCAAGACGTCGATCAGCGCGGTGCCGGTATATTCCGGATAGAGTTGGATGTCGCCGCGCTGCATGGCGGCGGTCGCAATCTGCGTGCTGCCCAAATTCATGTGCCGCTCGACGGAGAGTCCCGCGCGTTCCAATGCGCCCGCGTAGATCTCCGCGACCGTGATGTTCTCGCTGAAGTTTTTCGAACCGACGCGAATAGCGTTTGCGTTTCCGCTCGCGCAGTGCGGAAGGACGATCGCCGAACCGATCAGCGCGACGGCGCGCCCGCGCGTGAGTTTCATACGTGTGCCTCCAAACGGCGTTGCGTGAACGCCAGTCCGAACTCCGTTGCCAATGCGATGACCGCGATCGTTGCGACGCCGAGCCAAAGTATCCGCGGCTCATTCGCCTGCAGACCGGTGGTGATGTATTCGCCCAATCCGCCCGCACCGATGAACGCGGCCAACACCGCGCTGGCGACGACTTCGGTTGCCGCCGTGCGCACGCCGGCGAAGACGATCGGAAACGCCAGCGGCCACTCGACGCGCCGCAGCAGCTGAGCTTCGGTCATGCCGAGTCCGCGCGCCGCGTCAACGGCCGCAGCCGGAACAGTGCGAAAACCGAGGTCGGTGTTGATTGCAACCGGCGGGATTGCCAGCAGCGCGAGCGCCACGAACGCGGGCGTGAAACCGACGCCCAAGAGCGGGAGCATGAACGTTAGGACCGCCAGACTTGGCACGACTCGTCCGATATTTGCCGCGATCAGAATCGGCACGCGCGCCCCCCGCGCGTGCGATGCCAGGGTGCCCAGCGGCACGCCGATCAGGGTCCCGGCCGCCAACGCGGCAGCCGCCAGTTCCAGGTAGGTCGCAACGTGCTGGCCGAGGTCGGTCCAGTTCATGCTGGTGGTCTTTCCGCGCCGCATGGCGAATCCCACGTCTTCCAATGCTCTCCCATCCCGAACTGAAGACGGCGGCCGAACCGGGCGTCCGCCCCTTGGATGACCCGTCGCTGTATTTCAGCCGCGAACTGTCGTGGCTGGAGTTCAACGATCGCGTTCTGGAAGAGGCTTTGGACGAAGGCACTCCGCTGCTCGAACGGTTGCGGTTCATCTCGATCTATGGAACCAACCTCGACGAATTCTTCATGATCCGCGTGGCCGCGATGAAGCAGCAGATCGAGGCGGAGGTTCACC encodes:
- a CDS encoding glycine betaine ABC transporter substrate-binding protein — translated: MKLTRGRAVALIGSAIVLPHCASGNANAIRVGSKNFSENITVAEIYAGALERAGLSVERHMNLGSTQIATAAMQRGDIQLYPEYTGTALIDVLHLPPRQEATTIFATIKQAYEQRFGLTWLKPAPANDSQGLAVTQAVAKKYGVRTLSQCARAAPQLRLAAVPEFVVRADALPGLQKYYGGFKFKSVRTFDIGLQYEALQRGDADAATVFTTDALIAANNLVVLQDDRHFWPPYNIAPVVRLDTLRAHPQIAATLNRIAPLLTDSALRGFNVEVDLRKREPAEVAAQFLKAHGS
- a CDS encoding ABC transporter permease, whose translation is MGFAMRRGKTTSMNWTDLGQHVATYLELAAAALAAGTLIGVPLGTLASHARGARVPILIAANIGRVVPSLAVLTFMLPLLGVGFTPAFVALALLAIPPVAINTDLGFRTVPAAAVDAARGLGMTEAQLLRRVEWPLAFPIVFAGVRTAATEVVASAVLAAFIGAGGLGEYITTGLQANEPRILWLGVATIAVIALATEFGLAFTQRRLEAHV